The proteins below come from a single Juglans regia cultivar Chandler chromosome 12, Walnut 2.0, whole genome shotgun sequence genomic window:
- the LOC109004968 gene encoding uncharacterized protein LOC109004968: protein MSRALGRGGGGARNTRASSDPSGAGNSTRRNSPFVADRPFENSFGGEAGFCTSKKKDFQRMPEDCIPKYSPHKQKLGNTYRQERLSHGLEDDFSNVRKSWQGLNSPAGVGSRSSQSKFLLTSESVHSGSEDSVAWRIQSGQMLDRETADGIKSHDELSKLRISGQQSESQLPYKSAKKDGPSPMKFPKCSSGCDNSEYSEHSAALHAFDICPPRASTSVVLKPPLLVKNRDRRNEIKRSMEGQTGTVLRSGMVLLKSHISSSDQVKIVKICRDLGLGPGGFYQPGYRDGAKLHLKMMCLGKNWDPETRKYEDHRPFDGTKPPLIPAEFSELVEKAINDSHSVIWNNSKASNVENILPRMSPNICIVNFYSENGRLGLHQDRDESEESLHNGLPVVSFSIGDSADFLYGDQRDVGNAEKVLLESGDVLIFGGKSRHIFHGVTAIHPNTAPKHLLEETNIQSGRLNLTFRES from the exons ATGAGTCGTGCTCTTGGCCGTGGCGGCGGCGGAGCTAGGAACACCAGAGCCTCCTCAGATCCCAGCGGGGCCGGTAATTCCACGCGTCGGAACAGCCCT TTTGTAGCAGACCGACCTTTTGAGAACTCTTTTGGTGGTGAAGCTGGATTTTGCACAagcaaaaagaaagattttcagCGGATGCCAGAGGATTGTATTCCAAAGTACTCTCCGCATAAACAAAAATTAGGTAACACATATAGGCAAGAGCGCCTTTCACatggtttggaagatgatttctCTAATGTTAGAAAATCTTGGCAAGGACTAAATTCACCAGCTGGTGTGGGAAGTAGATCAAGCCAATCGAAGTTCTTGCTTACTTCAGAATCAGTGCATTCAGGTTCTGAGGACTCTGTTGCCTGGAGAATTCAGTCTGGGCAAATGTTGGATCGCGAAACCGCTGATGGTATAAAATCACACGATGAACTGTCCAAGTTGAGAATTTCAGGCCAGCAGAGTGAGTCTCAGCTGCCCTACAAATCTGCTAAAAAAGATGGGCCTTCCCCAATGAAGTTTCCAAAATGTTCATCAGGCTGTGATAATTCAGAGTATTCTGAACACTCTGCAGCTCTTCACGCTTTCGATATCTGCCCACCCAGAGCAAGTACTTCTGTTGTGCTCAAACCACCTTTACTTGTAAAGAATAGAGACAGGCGGAATGAAATCAAGCGCTCCATGGAAGGGCAAACTGGCACTGTGCTGAGGTCTGGAATGGTTCTTTTAAAGAGTCACATCTCCTCCTCTGATCAGgtcaaaatagtaaaaatatgcCGAGACCTTGGTCTGGGTCCTGGAGGTTTCTACCAACCGGGTTACCGTGATGGAGCAAAACTGCATTTGAAGATGATGTGCCTTGGTAAGAATTGGGATCCTGAGACAAGGAAATATGAAGACCACCGGCCATTTGATGGCACTAAACCACCCCTTATACCTGCTGAATTCTCTGAGTTGGTTGAAAAAGCGATCAATGATTCCCATTCTGTCATTTGGAATAATTCTAAAGCAAGCAATGTAGAAAACATACTTCCCCGGATGTCACCTAACATTTGCATTGTAAACTTTTACTCAGAAAATGGTCGGTTGGGTCTCCATCAG GATCGTGATGAAAGTGAAGAAAGTCTGCATAACGGCTTACCTGTGGTCTCTTTTTCCATTGGTGACTCGGCAGACTTCTTATATGGCGATCAGAGGGACGTTGGTAATGCAGAGAAGGTTTTGTTGGAATCGGGAGATGTTCTTATATTTGGTGGGAAATCTAGGCATATTTTTCATGGTGTTACAGCCATTCACCCAAACACTGCACCGAAACATTTGCTGGAGGAAACAAATATCCAATCCGGCCGATTGAATCTTACTTTCAGAGAAAGTTGA
- the LOC109004934 gene encoding 25.3 kDa vesicle transport protein gives MVKLTMIARVTDGLPLAEGLDDDRNLKDAEFYKQQVKALFKNLSRGQNEPSRMSIETGPYIFHYIIEGRVCYLTMCDRAYPKKLAFQYLEDLKNEFEHVNGAQIETAARPYAFIKFDTFIQKTKKLYQDTRTQRNIAKLNDELYEVHQIMTRNVQEVLGVGEKLDQVSEMSSRLTSESRIYADKARDLNRQALIRKWAPVAIVFGVVFLLFWVKTKIW, from the exons ATGGTGAAGTTGACGATGATTGCCCGTGTTACTGATGGTCTTCCACTAGCAGAGGGACTGGATGATGACCGCAATTTAAAAGATGCTGAATTCTACAAACAGCAAGTCAAGGCCCTGTTTAAAAATCTCTCAAGAGGTCAGAATGAGCCTTCAAGGATGTCAATTGAAACCGGTCCTTATATTTTCCA TTATATTATTGAAGGACGCGTTTGTTACTTGACAATGTGCGACCGTGCTTATCCTAAGAAACTTGCCTTTCAATACCTTGAAGACCTCAAGAACGAATTTGAGCATGTCAACGGAGCTCAAATTGAAACTGCTGCCAGACCTTATGCTTTCATCAAATTTG ATACCTTCATACAGAAAACGAAGAAATTGTATCAGGACACCCGTACCCAGCGGAATATAGCAAAGTTGAATGATGAACTCTATGAAGTGCACCAAATAATGACTCGCAATGTTCAGGAAGTTCTTGGTGTGGGTGAAAAGTTGGACC AGGTCAGTGAAATGTCTAGTCGATTGACATCAGAATCTCGTATATATGCTGATAAGGCAAGAGACTTAAATCGACAG GCATTGATTCGGAAATGGGCCCCGGTTGCCATTGTGTTTGGAGTTGTCTTCCTTCTCTTCTGGGTCAAAACAAAGATCTGGTGA